A section of the Penaeus chinensis breed Huanghai No. 1 chromosome 17, ASM1920278v2, whole genome shotgun sequence genome encodes:
- the LOC125034093 gene encoding serine/threonine-protein kinase/endoribonuclease IRE1-like → MEFCAGKTLTAMMKGKAPVGTILRGMHDLALKVREIHQAGFAHNDLKPDNVILETSTDGAVRARMIDFGLCTRLGVSPGFEGKPEGHRHVAPELLRRGVATVESDTFSLGILLRLVLGTYASSFPEKDFELLHLAEAMICPDPHWRPRFQMCLEVLADNRDAPRRESGEEGL, encoded by the coding sequence ATGGAATTCTGCGCCGGGAAAACCCTCACGGCCATGATGAAGGGCAAGGCCCCCGTCGGCACCATCCTGCGGGGGATGCACGACCTGGCGCTCAAGGTCCGGGAGATCCACCAGGCGGGCTTCGCCCATAACGACCTCAAGCCGGACAACGTGATCCTGGAGACGAGCACCGACGGCGCCGTCCGGGCGCGAATGATTGACTTCGGCCTTTGCACGCGCCTCGGCGTGAGCCCCGGCTTCGAGGGGAAGCCCGAGGGCCACCGCCACGTGGCCCCCGAGCTCCTCCGGAGGGGCGTGGCCACCGTGGAGTCGGACACCTTCTCCCTGGGCATTCTCCTGCGCCTCGTCCTGGGGACGTATGCGAGCTCCTTCCCCGAGAAGGACTTCGAGCTGCTCCACCTGGCGGAGGCCATGATCTGCCCCGACCCGCACTGGCGCCCGCGCTTCCAGATGTGCCTCGAGGTCCTGGCCGACAACCGCGACGCCCCGCGGCGGGAGTCCGGCGAGGAAGGCCTCTGA